The following coding sequences are from one Arachis hypogaea cultivar Tifrunner chromosome 7, arahy.Tifrunner.gnm2.J5K5, whole genome shotgun sequence window:
- the LOC140174282 gene encoding uncharacterized protein, with translation MLKFLGSYNERVKKNVLENAPKNAKYTSNDVQKEILHILATKVRNSIREEIGDAKFCIIVDEARDESKKEQMAIVLRFVTLDNFVKERFFDLVHVTDTCATTLKKELSSVLSHYNLQVENIRSQGYDGASNMRGEWNGLQALFLKDSPQAYYVHCFAHRL, from the coding sequence ATGTTGAAATTTTTGGGATCTTACAATGAAAGAGTGAAAAAGAATGTTTTAGAAAATGCTCCAAAAAATGCTAAGTATACTTCAAATGATGTCCAAAAAGAAATTCTACATATTCTTGCTACTAAGGTGAGAAATTCAATTAGAGAAGAGATTGGAGATGCcaaattttgtattattgttgATGAAGCTAGAGATGAATCTAAAAAGGAGCAAATGGCCATTGTTTTGAGATTTGTTACTCTAGATAATTTTGTTAAAGAGAGATTCTTTGATCTTGTGCATGTCACTGATACTTGTGCAACAACTTTAAAGAAAGAATTGAGTTCTGTCCTTTCTCATTATAATCTCCAAGTAGAAAATATTAGGAGTCAAGGGTATGATGGTGCTAGCAACATGCGGGGTGAGTGGAATGGTTTGCAAGCTTTGTTTCTTAAAGATTCTCCACAAGCATACTATGTGCATTGTTTTGCTCATAGGTTATAA